Genomic DNA from Patescibacteria group bacterium:
GCCGCCCCAGTTTTTCATGCCGGAATAATCCCCCACGTTTAGCTTGGCATCTTCGAATGGTCCCTCGTAGCGGAGCTCGCATCCAGGAGACTCCACAACAATTTCTTTTGCGCTATCAACCTTCGCCTTGAGCTTTGAACCGACGCCTCGATAATAGTCCTTGTCGTAATGAAGCGAGTCTACGTAAATGCCGACGGTCTCGTCCGTATCCATGCGCGCCAGGTGCGGGTGCTCGATGACTTTCAGACCCTTCTTAAAAAGTTCGACCCGAATACGAAATTCGTTCAGACGAAAACTTCCAGACTGAATGAGGACGACAAGGTCGCCGGACTCAAGCGCCATCAATGATTCAACGATCTCCGTCGCGCGAAGCTCGTCAAAAAGAATATGCTCGGCAGCTGGCAAGGCTGATTTGTAGGCTTCAACAAGTACCTGGCTGAGCGCACACCCCTCATCAAAAACAACAATGGCCCTGTGTGATACGTCGTGTTCGAAAACGTCCCGCACGATGCCGAGGACGTTCTCTGCAGCTCTTTGTTGGAGGTCTTTTTCCATAAGGGAGAAGTTTACGCGAAATCCAAGAAATGGCCAACTTCACCCCTTCGGTGTCGTAAAACACTTTTAGGGAAGCCTGATTATCAGCTTGGCGCTTTCCAGTCCTGCATCTACTAGCGTCAGATGATACGGGCCAACATCCGCATTTTTGACTGTCACAGTCCCTAGGCGAACCTGAGAATTCACCCCGTCCAGGATAGCCGTGAACTCAGGCGACAGCTCCCCCTGCCAAATGCATTGAACGTCAGCAGGGCAACGGGAATCATTCACCCGATCAAGAGTGAGGGACAAATGGCTGTCGATCACTTTCTTCACGCCCGTAGCAAACGTAAAGGTCGATGATTTAGGCTGGCTAACCTCGTCTACCCTGTCACCAGGCATGGGCAAGGAGACACCGTTGTTGGCGACTGGGGCGGCCGGATTTAGCAAAACGATTTCAACATTTAACACGGTAGCGAACGACACCCACAAAAAATATGGAACGAGCAGACCAGCAGCTATTTTTGAAACCTTCAGGTTAGCAAAAATCAGCACCAGTACGGAGAATCCAAGGATGCCGGCCGTAACAGCAGCGGCAGTCAGATCATGGAGGCTGAAAAACACAAAACTCCACAACACGTTCAAGAGGCCGTTGGTGACGTAGAGCGGACCGACCGATTTAAAGAAGTGTTTTCCGGCGGCGTTCCAAGAAAAGATTATCGAGGCAGCTAAAAGAGCGAAGAGGAGAGTCCAAACTAGTCCAATAATGTTCCCAGCTGGCGCGTACGACGGAAGACGCAGGGTTTGATACCATGGCGCGAGGCCGGACATAGTGAAGGCGCTCCCCAGTCCGCTAACCGCACAAACAAAGACTACGGCAGCAAAAACCCGAATCCCAATTTCATTTTTTGGCATACTTTCACAGTATACCGTTCCTATGGACACACGTCGCCTAAAATATGTGAACGACATCTCCCCCCTCTACCAATCGGGGTCCTTACCGCCGTATGACGCTACCCGCTGGGCGTCTGAGGCGCAGATGAGCGTAGACGACATGGTTTATCGCCCAAACGGTTTTACGACCACAGTCTTCAGGAATCCGTTGTTTACGTGGAAACGGTCTTTTTCTACGGATAATAATCCGGTCCCTTCGTCATTTGCCAGTGCGGGGTTGATAACCCCGTCTTCTCGATCGTTGATCTTCATTGACGAATGGGTACCGGGGTTCGGTAACGATATTTCCAAACACGGTTATTCTTCTTTTGGCGCGCCGAGGAAGCATGCTATTGCCGAGGTTCCTCTTGAGGGCTTAGTTGAACAGAACTGGAGCACCAACGCCCGCCGACATCTCAAAACATTTCAAAAACAAACAGACGTCACTATTCGCCTAGGCACATACGATGAAATCAAACTGCCATATAAACTATCGAGCGTCCCGACCAACATGCGGGCCAGCATGTGCCACTTAGTTGACCGGCATCTGCAGGCGCATCCAGAAACCGTCGAGGTGCTTGTAGCTGAGTCTAAAACACACGGCATCGTGGCGGCCTTCGTCGCCGGTAATTGTACCGAAGCTTCGTCGAGTTTCTATCTCCTCGGCTTCTACTTATCGCCAGCCCGCGAGTCCCAGGCCATGACCGGTCTGATTCATCACTGGTTCGAGCGCACTCGATCAAGCGGGCTCAAGCTCTGCAACTTCGGCGACATCTGCGGACCCAACCCGCTCCCCCTCCAATCGGATCGAGGATACTCAATCTTCAAAACGCACTTTGGCGTGCGTCGAATTCATTACCCGGGGAGCCATTGGAAGATTAAATTTTCTCCACCATGGTTTTAAGGGGCTTCAGCGTATAGCGCATCATTGCCTGAATAGCGGGCACGAAAAAGAAATTCAAAAAACCAAAACTCTGGACGGTTTCGTCTTCCATCGCCCACGTAAGTTTAGTTCCGCCACTCCCTGTTGGTTCAAGGGTAAAGGTAACCTTCGTAATTGAACGAGTCGGCGAGGGTCTACCCTTCCCGTAAGTTGAACCATACGGAACTTCCGTTCTAAACTCGAACAATGTTGGCTTGCTGTATCGTAGAATCTCGCCGTTATAACGCATGACTGCCTGGGTGTATTTGTGAGAGATGAGATCAATGAACTTTGTCCCAACCGGATTAGACTCGTCGAAGCCATTCGGAAATTCAGTACTAATTATGCTGTATATGCCGCCGAAGCTTTTCTGCATCCATACAGTCCGTTTAGCCGGGTCGGCCACGAATGGAAAAACTATCTCCGGGGCGGCTGCAATTTCGATCGAGGCTTGATAGTTCATACAAGTCTTAAAGTCGTCTAGCTCTTTAGATGTCGTTCTTGCATACTTAAGAAAGATTCTGAGAAAGAAGCATCAGCAACGCCGCAGCCAGGGCGATGTTCTTTTGGAAATTCACCATGTTGGCCATGTGCGCCTGCGGATCAGTATCGGCCCAGAAGTTATGAAGTGTAACGGCTGCAATCACCAAAAATGCGATCAACCCGCCATAAGAATAAGGCAGGTACATTTGGGTCATGATACCGACGCCGCCGAGCACGAGCAGGGCGCCAGTAATATAGACGCTAGCCAGGGCTGCGGGAAGTTTCTTACTCGCCACCCAACCGGCCATGTCCTTACCCTTGGCAAAGTGCATTAAACCAGAAAATGTGAAGTAGGCGCCCAAAAACACTTGTCCCACGAGAAAAAGGTTATTCATATGCAGATACGATAGCACGTAGCCTAGAAACACAAAACCGCCCTGGCCTAAGTCAAAGGGGCGGTTCGTGCCTTAGTTCGTAACGAGGGTCAGCTCACGATCAATGGCAACAAGCTCAGTGACTAGGTCTGAGATCAAACTCTCCTCCTCGCTAGCCTTTTTCTTTTCGGGAATAGCAACAAGTGCAACCAGAAAACAAAGCGCTGAAAGCAGAGTTCCCATAGCCGTTGCGTCCTGCGCCGCGGAAATGGTCGCCTTATGAGTAATGTTTGAAATCTCAATGGACACTGATTCTGGCAAAGCTATGCCCATATGCCCCTTTGCCCCGAGCGCGATATCCCAGGTTTGGGCGGCGAGGCGGCGTGAAAAATGCCCCTTATACATTTCGGGAATGACCTGGCTTTTCTGGACACCGACCGACAATTGTAAAGAGAGGGCGCTTACAAAAAATGCGGAAACAATGGCCAGGATGAGAGTCAACCCAAGAAGCACCAGCCATGACCGATAGATCCGCGGGAGGGACAAGCCTAGGAAAGCTCCAGAGAGCGCAAACACCGGAACCAGATCAATGGCCGTCATATGCACGTCAAGGACATTCCACGCCACCAAAAAAGTAGCGCTCAAAAGAAAAAGGGCCACATGCACCATGCGTTCGCGAGAAATAGTGGGTAGAGACTGGGCATCCATAGAACGGGACAGCCTAGCCCAAAACACCAGAATTGTCAAACTTTTACGCTAAAGCTGGGCAAGATTCAGCTCTTCGCCAAACCTAATCTGGCTGACAAAGTCCGGGGCGTGGGAAACCATAACAATCGTTCCCTCGTAGGCGTCTAGGGCTTTGGCGATAACTGGCAGATGGCGGAAGTTGATGTGGTTGGTGGGCTCGTCCAAAATCAATAAACCAGGCTTCTGGATGACAAAACGCGCAAAACAGAGCAAGCCTTTCTGTCCTTCGGAAAGCGAACCAACTCTAGTGGCGAGGGCATCGCCGTTCAAAAGAAACATGGCGCCGGTTTTTCTGATAGTTTCGTTGTCTGGAACCGGCATCATCTCAGCCAACGAGTCATAGGCGGACTTGCCGAAGTCGAGGCCTGAAAAATCCTGACGGTAATAGCCAACGCGTACGTCCTTGGCAATCTTTGCTCCCTCGTCCTTGCCCTCGGCGAGCGTGCGCAAGAAAGTGCTCTTACCAATACCGTTTGGTCCGGAGATCAAAAGTTTCTGGCCCTTGCGCAAATAAACCTTCACCGGCTTATCTTCCGGTTCGTGATTCTTAATGACCTTAATAGAAGAAATAGACAACACGTTATCACTCCACGGTTGTGCTGGAATCTGGAAAGCACGAATCGTCCGGTCATCTTTCTTCACGTCAACCATGTTCTCTTCTGCTTCTTCTACCTGGTCCTTCAGCTTGCTCGCGAGTTTGCGCATCTTTCCGCCTTTGTGCGCGAAGAAGTTTACCTTGTCTTTTCTATCTTGAATCTCTTTGAGCAGGCGAGCGTTCTTCATTTGCTCACGCTCAACACGCGCCGTGATTTGCACAACCACGTCAGCATAGTTACCGTCGTACTTATCGACCTTCCCGGTGTACACATCAAGGTGCAACACGCCGTCAGTAAACGAGTTCAAAAAGTCTGCATCGTGGGAAATAACCAGCACCGTTTTTTCGTACATGATCAAAAACGCCGTCAGCTCGGCAATGCCGTCAGAGTCCAGGTTATTCGTCGGCTCATCGAGCAACAGAATGTCAGGTTCTTGGATAAGTGCGTAGGCGAGGAGCAAACGAGCCTGTTGTCCACCAGAGAATTCCTTGATGATCTTTTCGAGCGGTGCGACGAGGTTCACAACCGCGAGCACGTCGGTGATTCTCTTGTCGAGGTCGTAATGCTTCTCTGTAAACGCCGAGGCAAAAAACTCCCGAACTGAAAAGCCGAGTTTCTCGAGTGGCATTACCTGGGTAGCAATCGCGATACTCGCGCCCTGTTTAATATGGATCTCGCCACGATCTGGCTTTAATGCACCGGTGAGCAATTTGAAAATGGTGCTCTTCCCCGCCCCGTTCTGGCCCATGACCGTCAGCTTGCTATTCTCACGTACCGAAAAATCGGCTTCGTCGAGGAGTGGGTTCTCCGCGTCGTAGCCAAACGTCACTCCCTGAAACCGAACAATGACATCTCCATGGTCCATAAAAGTGGCGGGATCATACACTAAAGGACTGAAAATAGCCAAATTTTGTTGACTAAAGCCAAAAAGATGTTTATTCTGAAGTGGGGTAAAATCACTCATTGGAGGCTGCGTGTCTCAGACTGAATCGGCTCAACAAGTACAAAGTCAACCGTCCATTTTCGACTGGACTCTGACGGTGTGCATGCTCATCTCAACAGTTCTTATCTTCGCCATCGTGATGATATCGATCATCACGCCCCCGCTCATTCTCCTCAGTTGTCCGCTCGCTACCTCTCATCTCGTTTGTCTCGTCATACTCCACTACAAGGGCGCAACTCGTTCCTAAAGTCGCCCCGCTCCGCGAAACACCTCGACCGAGGATCGCGTTAGCGGGGTGTTTCATTTTAGGCAGCCTGAAATACTCGGACTTGTTTTTCGATGGTCCTTGACCAACTCTCGCCGAGGATCTCGAGATCGTAGTGCGCCTGGAGGTTCATCCAAAATTCAGGACTATTGCCAAAATATTTTGCGAGTCGGAGAGCGGTGTCGGGACTGATGGCGCGATCGCCGTGGACAATCTCGTTAATGCGACGGGCAGGAACATTAATATCTTTGGCGAGCCGGTACTGGGTGAGCTCGAACGGAACCAAAAAGTCTTCAAGCAGGATCTCGCCGGGATGAATGGGTTTAAGTTTTTTCATATTATTTGTGATAATCGATCAGACAGACTTCGTATGCATTTCCCTCTCTCCAGCTGAATCGGATTCGCCATTGATCGTTCACCCTGATGCTGTACTTGTCCGAATCTTTCCCCTTTAACTTCTCAAGTCGATTGCCCGGCGGGACTTTGAGATCCTCGAGTTTTGCTGCGGCGTGAACGTGCAGAATTTTTCGCAGTGCAGCTCTCTGCAGCTCGACGGAGTATCTTCGCACGATCGTCCTCCGAAAAATATGCTCCGTGTCGGCGTCACCAAATGATCGGATCATACAGCTGAATGATAACGTAATGCGTTATTAGTAGTCAAGGCTCTACTAAAAATAGAACAACCTGGCCAACTTAATATCATCGTACGAGTACTTACGGTTCAGATGTGTGAGTACCGGGCTCAGTTGCTGGGTTTTCAACTTTCGGAAAGCACCATGAATGTCAGCCAAAGCTTTCTCGTTCTTAAGGTGTTCCAGACCTGTCTTTGGCAAGCCGCCGAGCTCTTTCAATTTCTCGAGGTGCTCGATAATAGTTCCGGCCTTTCTCCCCCGCTCGGCCGCTACCTCGTCGATAGTTTTACCCTCGAGTAGAAGCGCGAGCGTTTGTTCGTAGCGCGGCTCCTTACTACGCTTAGTTGGCGTTAACGGGGCGGCGAGCATTTCAATGGGTGTGCGAGCAGTCACCCGGCCTCCACAAGCGACAATAAAACCCTTTTGCTTGAGTTCGAGTTTTGACGCATCGGCGCTGCCATACTTCTCGCGCGCAATATCTGACTCCTCTCTAAACTGACCGTCTTGAACCAGGACATTCTGGTCGACCTCAAGCGCTCGTTCATTCAAACCGCCGAGGAACAAGCCGTCGAGGGTACGCACGCGCGACAGTGCAACATAACCTTGTCCGAAAGCAAACGCACCAGAAAGATCAACATACGCCGCGTCGAGCGACATCCCCTGACTCTTGTGTACGGTCATCGCCCAAGCTAGCCGAAGCGGGATTTGCGAAATCGCGGCGAGCGACCGCGACTCTCCCTCAATAGCCCAGCTGGCAGGCTTAGCCTCAATAGTTCTGCCTGACCGCGTCTTCACGATCGGGAATCCCGTGTCTCTCGAAAATCCCTCTACCTCCCCCGTCGTACCGTTAACGTAACCATCGTCGAAGTTGTTGCGAGTGAACATAACTCGTGCGCCGACCTTCAAGTCGAGTCTCTCGGGCGACAAACAACCGCGTCGTAAAGCCTCGCACATTTTAGGATTTCCCATGTCTACCATCTTAAATGACTTCACTTCGCCCGGGATCTTCGCGAGTTGCGCGGTGTTTATACGATCGACATCAGCATTGTGCGGGAACAGTTTCGTAATCTCCACGCCCGAGCCTACTGGCTGTTGGCGAGCGAGCAATCGCTCCCTATGTTCCTCGGGCACGCGCCCCGAACGCAAAGATGTCAGCACCTCCAAGAACGCCGGGTCTTCCTGGCGGTGTTGTTCGCTCAAATAGCAAATAATAGGCTTGGCGGAATGCCAGGCATCAGCCATGAATGAAAACTCAGCCGGTTCTTCGTCGTTCCGACTCACCGGTGGGAGCTGGAAGAAGTCACCAACGAAGATTACTTGCATTCCGCCAAACGGCGCGTGGTTCTCGCGGACTCCGCGCAGCACGGCGTCGACGAGCCCCAATATATTCGCGTCGAGCATGGACACCTCGTCAATAATCAAAACATGCATGTTGCGCATGCGCTTAGCCACTCGATCGTTCGTCCCGATCTCGCGAATGTCGTACTTACTGAGATCCTTCTTAATGCCGATCCCGCTCCACGAATGGATAGTCAACCCGCCAATATGGGTCGCCGCGATGCCGGTCGAAGCGGTAATGGCCGGTTCGACCCCGTGGGTACGCAAATAGTGCACATATTCGCGCACCGTATGGCTCTTGCCCGCGCCTGGCTCCCCCGTGAGGAAGACGTTGGCGCCCGTTTTCAGAATGGTCAAAGCTTCGGCTTGGGTCATAGTTGCGACATTCTACCACCCTCGGGCGTAGCCCTATCCCCTACGGGCGAGCCATGCTACCCTTTACCCACTAACTCTTTGTTAATTGGTTATGACAAAGTCATTTTTGGCCAAGTTTGGACTAACGCTCGGCGCGATTGCCTTAGTAGGTGCCGGCTGTGCCGGCGGATCATCCGGTTCCCCAGCTGACGCCTTCAAAAAAGGTCTAGAGGAAGCAAATACGGCCAATGCAAACGTGCAGGTTACCTCCCCTAAAGCTAACGAAACCGTGACGACCGTCCCACTCCAGGTAACCGGAACAGGCGCCACGCCAGGAGCAGCGGT
This window encodes:
- a CDS encoding TspO/MBR family protein; translation: MPKNEIGIRVFAAVVFVCAVSGLGSAFTMSGLAPWYQTLRLPSYAPAGNIIGLVWTLLFALLAASIIFSWNAAGKHFFKSVGPLYVTNGLLNVLWSFVFFSLHDLTAAAVTAGILGFSVLVLIFANLKVSKIAAGLLVPYFLWVSFATVLNVEIVLLNPAAPVANNGVSLPMPGDRVDEVSQPKSSTFTFATGVKKVIDSHLSLTLDRVNDSRCPADVQCIWQGELSPEFTAILDGVNSQVRLGTVTVKNADVGPYHLTLVDAGLESAKLIIRLP
- a CDS encoding SRPBCC family protein, with product MNYQASIEIAAAPEIVFPFVADPAKRTVWMQKSFGGIYSIISTEFPNGFDESNPVGTKFIDLISHKYTQAVMRYNGEILRYSKPTLFEFRTEVPYGSTYGKGRPSPTRSITKVTFTLEPTGSGGTKLTWAMEDETVQSFGFLNFFFVPAIQAMMRYTLKPLKTMVEKI
- a CDS encoding DoxX family membrane protein, translated to MNNLFLVGQVFLGAYFTFSGLMHFAKGKDMAGWVASKKLPAALASVYITGALLVLGGVGIMTQMYLPYSYGGLIAFLVIAAVTLHNFWADTDPQAHMANMVNFQKNIALAAALLMLLSQNLS
- a CDS encoding ATP-binding cassette domain-containing protein, with amino-acid sequence MDHGDVIVRFQGVTFGYDAENPLLDEADFSVRENSKLTVMGQNGAGKSTIFKLLTGALKPDRGEIHIKQGASIAIATQVMPLEKLGFSVREFFASAFTEKHYDLDKRITDVLAVVNLVAPLEKIIKEFSGGQQARLLLAYALIQEPDILLLDEPTNNLDSDGIAELTAFLIMYEKTVLVISHDADFLNSFTDGVLHLDVYTGKVDKYDGNYADVVVQITARVEREQMKNARLLKEIQDRKDKVNFFAHKGGKMRKLASKLKDQVEEAEENMVDVKKDDRTIRAFQIPAQPWSDNVLSISSIKVIKNHEPEDKPVKVYLRKGQKLLISGPNGIGKSTFLRTLAEGKDEGAKIAKDVRVGYYRQDFSGLDFGKSAYDSLAEMMPVPDNETIRKTGAMFLLNGDALATRVGSLSEGQKGLLCFARFVIQKPGLLILDEPTNHINFRHLPVIAKALDAYEGTIVMVSHAPDFVSQIRFGEELNLAQL
- a CDS encoding HigA family addiction module antitoxin, with product MKKLKPIHPGEILLEDFLVPFELTQYRLAKDINVPARRINEIVHGDRAISPDTALRLAKYFGNSPEFWMNLQAHYDLEILGESWSRTIEKQVRVFQAA
- a CDS encoding type II toxin-antitoxin system RelE/ParE family toxin; translation: MIRSFGDADTEHIFRRTIVRRYSVELQRAALRKILHVHAAAKLEDLKVPPGNRLEKLKGKDSDKYSIRVNDQWRIRFSWREGNAYEVCLIDYHK
- a CDS encoding helix-turn-helix domain-containing protein; protein product: MTQAEALTILKTGANVFLTGEPGAGKSHTVREYVHYLRTHGVEPAITASTGIAATHIGGLTIHSWSGIGIKKDLSKYDIREIGTNDRVAKRMRNMHVLIIDEVSMLDANILGLVDAVLRGVRENHAPFGGMQVIFVGDFFQLPPVSRNDEEPAEFSFMADAWHSAKPIICYLSEQHRQEDPAFLEVLTSLRSGRVPEEHRERLLARQQPVGSGVEITKLFPHNADVDRINTAQLAKIPGEVKSFKMVDMGNPKMCEALRRGCLSPERLDLKVGARVMFTRNNFDDGYVNGTTGEVEGFSRDTGFPIVKTRSGRTIEAKPASWAIEGESRSLAAISQIPLRLAWAMTVHKSQGMSLDAAYVDLSGAFAFGQGYVALSRVRTLDGLFLGGLNERALEVDQNVLVQDGQFREESDIAREKYGSADASKLELKQKGFIVACGGRVTARTPIEMLAAPLTPTKRSKEPRYEQTLALLLEGKTIDEVAAERGRKAGTIIEHLEKLKELGGLPKTGLEHLKNEKALADIHGAFRKLKTQQLSPVLTHLNRKYSYDDIKLARLFYF